Proteins from a genomic interval of uncultured Methanocorpusculum sp.:
- a CDS encoding AMP-binding protein, with amino-acid sequence MSESYACGTSQKPLLGSTVGDVLNSIAAKYPRNDALVSFQPNPYSKRCMSDAANYCHEGLVSDEPNSYREAGLTLTTAGSKVLRYNWTEFLAETNAVAKGLMMLGVEHGTRVAIWAMNYAEWVLVQFATAKIGAVMVNINPAYRTFELEYALKQSEVDTLILQGKFKTSDYVGMFYEACPEAFEAKPGKIRSEKFPYLRNVVFMGEIIYNGMYRWSELLEMGEYVSDFELENREESVSFDDALNIQYTSGTTGFPKGVVLSHHSVLNNGLFIGDGMSFTENDKLCIPVPFYHCFGMVLSNMACVTHGSTMVIPGPFFDAEAVLQAVEAEKCTALHGVPTMFIAELEHPNFNRYDLSSLRTGIMAGSPCPIEKMREVASRMNMKDIVIVYGLTETAPGITMSTTSDTLENRVATVGRAFPHTEIKITDPKTGRIVPLGEKGEICARGYMKMKCYYNNPNATKQVIDKDGWLHSGDLGTMDEEGYVRMAGRLKEMVIRGGENLYPREIEEFFHLHPKISDIYVIGVPDAKYGEELCAWVKPEPGSTITEEEIRAFADGKIARHKIPRYYKFVDSFPMTVTGKIKKGDMQEISIADLGLADVAKIKTA; translated from the coding sequence ATGTCTGAAAGCTACGCATGTGGGACTTCCCAGAAACCCCTTTTGGGAAGTACCGTAGGAGATGTCTTGAACAGCATTGCGGCTAAATATCCCCGTAATGATGCTCTAGTCTCCTTTCAGCCGAATCCCTACAGCAAACGGTGTATGTCTGACGCGGCAAACTACTGCCACGAAGGGCTCGTTTCCGACGAGCCTAACTCGTACCGCGAGGCCGGACTAACTCTAACCACTGCCGGGTCTAAGGTTCTTCGCTATAATTGGACGGAGTTCCTCGCTGAAACCAATGCGGTGGCCAAAGGTCTTATGATGCTTGGCGTGGAACACGGGACGCGTGTTGCCATCTGGGCAATGAATTATGCCGAGTGGGTGCTTGTTCAGTTTGCGACCGCCAAGATCGGTGCGGTGATGGTGAACATCAATCCTGCCTACAGGACGTTCGAACTGGAGTATGCCCTCAAGCAGTCGGAAGTGGACACTCTGATCCTTCAGGGAAAGTTCAAGACCTCCGATTACGTCGGCATGTTCTACGAGGCATGCCCCGAAGCATTCGAGGCAAAACCCGGCAAGATCCGGTCGGAGAAGTTCCCGTATTTACGTAACGTCGTATTCATGGGCGAGATCATCTATAACGGGATGTACCGCTGGAGCGAACTTCTTGAGATGGGCGAGTATGTCTCCGACTTCGAACTGGAAAACCGCGAAGAGTCGGTCTCTTTCGATGATGCTCTTAACATCCAGTATACGTCCGGAACGACTGGATTTCCCAAAGGCGTCGTTTTGTCCCATCACTCGGTCTTAAACAACGGACTGTTTATCGGTGACGGGATGAGTTTTACCGAAAATGACAAACTCTGTATTCCTGTTCCGTTCTATCACTGTTTCGGGATGGTCCTTTCGAATATGGCCTGCGTGACGCACGGATCCACGATGGTTATTCCCGGTCCGTTCTTCGATGCCGAGGCCGTTCTTCAGGCTGTCGAGGCGGAAAAATGTACGGCTCTGCACGGCGTTCCAACCATGTTCATCGCTGAACTGGAACACCCGAACTTTAACCGGTATGATCTTTCCAGTCTTAGGACCGGTATCATGGCAGGATCTCCGTGCCCGATCGAGAAGATGCGGGAAGTCGCCTCGAGGATGAACATGAAAGATATCGTTATCGTTTACGGTCTGACCGAAACGGCGCCGGGTATCACCATGTCCACCACCTCCGACACACTTGAAAACCGTGTGGCGACCGTCGGGCGTGCCTTCCCGCACACCGAAATCAAGATCACCGATCCGAAGACCGGACGTATTGTCCCTCTCGGCGAGAAAGGCGAAATATGTGCCCGTGGTTACATGAAGATGAAATGTTACTATAACAATCCGAATGCAACCAAGCAGGTCATTGACAAAGACGGCTGGCTCCACTCCGGTGATCTTGGAACGATGGACGAGGAAGGCTATGTCCGGATGGCCGGCCGTCTGAAAGAGATGGTCATTCGCGGTGGCGAGAATCTCTATCCAAGAGAGATCGAGGAGTTCTTCCATCTCCACCCGAAGATCTCCGACATCTACGTCATCGGAGTCCCGGATGCGAAATACGGCGAGGAACTCTGTGCCTGGGTGAAACCGGAACCTGGGTCAACAATCACGGAAGAGGAGATCCGGGCATTTGCCGACGGAAAGATTGCCCGCCACAAGATCCCGCGTTATTACAAGTTCGTGGACTCTTTCCCCATGACCGTTACCGGGAAGATCAAGAAAGGCGATATGCAGGAGATATCCATCGCCGACCTTGGCCTCGCCGATGTTGCGAAGATAAAAACCGCGTAA
- a CDS encoding valine--tRNA ligase, whose translation MLTEELPKTYDFASVEKRWLDQWDDSDFYFEKDSKKPQYVMDTPPPYPTGKLHIGHALNWVYMDIIARYKRMMGFNVMFPQGWDCHGLPTEVKVEETHHITKNDVSREEFRKMCRDLTVENITRMRQSLRTMGFSVDWSNEYITMEPYYYAKTQLSFLRMLKAGYIYQDEHPVNFCTRCETAIAFAEVSYYDGETLLNFFDFDGIEIATTRPELLAACVGVAVHPDDERYKSIVGKTLKVPIFGHEVTIIADDAVDMAFGSGAVMICTFGDKTDVFWWKKHHLPLRKALTTKGTMTAICGKYEGMPSKECRAAILADMKELGILKDQKKIDQRVGGCWRCKTPIEILSERQWFVKVNGGDIVKAAREIKWYPEHMLQRLENWADQMEWDWCISRQRLFATPIPVWFCDKCGELILPDEADLPVDPTIEKPKYACPKCGGTEFTGEKDVLDTWMDSSITDLHVTGWDGSGRPPYFPAQLRPQGHDIIRTWAFYTILRSVALLGEKPWDNILVNGMVLGEDGFKMSKSRDNVIGPEDVMGPYGVDALRQWAAAGSSTGQDILFNWNDVVAASRFQTKMWNIVRFSLMQIQKESPVPETDAPSTLIDRWMLANLSKTVAEVTESMDAYLFDKGLKIIREFAWNIMADEYLEFVKGRLYSEDPLRAGAIYTLKTTLDALCTMLSPYIPFFAQECYHHLSGGKRIIDQPWTTFSYVDEDALRDGDLVVKIVSLLRKYKHDSGLALNSPLGNVTIYTPSHDIDDSGDLGWTINATVVWKAEEPSLEKKVGDVAFNKGVVGKTLRNKAGAFMAAVNALSDADKITPPKTVIVDGEEISVPEGAWTTSYIYSVSGESVDVIMLDDVMITVKRT comes from the coding sequence ATGTTGACCGAGGAACTTCCAAAGACCTACGACTTTGCCTCTGTCGAAAAACGCTGGCTTGACCAGTGGGACGACAGCGACTTTTACTTCGAGAAAGACTCGAAAAAACCACAATACGTAATGGATACTCCCCCGCCGTATCCGACCGGAAAACTCCACATCGGACACGCTCTTAACTGGGTGTATATGGATATCATCGCCCGCTACAAGCGGATGATGGGTTTCAATGTCATGTTCCCTCAAGGTTGGGACTGTCATGGACTTCCGACCGAGGTAAAGGTCGAAGAGACCCATCATATCACCAAAAACGATGTTTCCCGTGAAGAGTTCCGTAAAATGTGCCGGGACCTCACCGTCGAAAACATCACCCGGATGCGGCAGAGCTTGAGAACTATGGGTTTCTCCGTTGATTGGAGCAACGAATACATCACGATGGAGCCGTATTACTACGCAAAGACCCAGCTGTCGTTTTTGCGCATGCTCAAAGCCGGCTACATTTATCAGGATGAGCATCCGGTCAACTTCTGTACCCGCTGCGAAACGGCGATCGCCTTTGCCGAAGTTTCGTATTATGATGGGGAGACCCTTCTGAACTTCTTCGATTTCGACGGAATCGAAATCGCAACGACCCGCCCCGAACTCCTCGCGGCCTGCGTGGGGGTCGCGGTTCACCCGGACGATGAGCGGTACAAATCTATCGTAGGAAAAACGCTCAAGGTTCCGATCTTCGGTCACGAAGTAACCATCATCGCAGACGATGCCGTTGATATGGCATTTGGTTCCGGTGCCGTGATGATCTGTACGTTTGGTGACAAGACCGATGTGTTCTGGTGGAAAAAGCACCACCTCCCGCTCCGTAAGGCTCTCACGACCAAAGGAACGATGACCGCGATCTGCGGAAAATACGAAGGCATGCCCTCCAAGGAATGTCGTGCGGCGATTCTTGCCGACATGAAAGAGCTCGGCATCTTAAAGGACCAGAAAAAGATCGATCAGAGGGTCGGCGGCTGCTGGAGATGCAAGACCCCGATCGAGATTCTCTCTGAACGTCAGTGGTTCGTGAAGGTAAACGGTGGCGATATCGTCAAGGCAGCCAGAGAAATCAAATGGTATCCCGAACACATGCTCCAGCGCCTGGAAAACTGGGCAGATCAGATGGAGTGGGACTGGTGTATCTCCAGACAGAGACTGTTTGCGACCCCGATTCCGGTCTGGTTCTGTGACAAATGCGGGGAACTTATCCTCCCCGACGAGGCAGATCTCCCGGTCGATCCGACCATCGAAAAACCCAAATACGCCTGTCCGAAATGCGGCGGAACCGAGTTCACCGGCGAAAAGGATGTTCTCGACACCTGGATGGATTCATCCATCACCGATCTCCACGTTACCGGGTGGGACGGGAGCGGCAGACCGCCGTATTTCCCGGCGCAGCTTCGCCCGCAGGGGCACGATATCATCCGGACCTGGGCGTTTTACACGATTCTCAGGAGCGTTGCCCTGCTTGGCGAGAAACCGTGGGACAATATTCTCGTCAACGGAATGGTTCTCGGAGAAGACGGATTCAAGATGTCCAAGTCCCGGGACAATGTCATCGGTCCCGAGGATGTTATGGGTCCCTACGGAGTGGATGCTCTCAGACAGTGGGCTGCCGCCGGCTCCTCGACCGGTCAGGATATCCTCTTCAATTGGAACGATGTCGTCGCTGCATCCAGATTCCAGACGAAGATGTGGAACATCGTCAGATTCTCCTTAATGCAGATCCAGAAAGAATCCCCGGTACCGGAGACGGATGCCCCGTCCACGCTTATCGACCGGTGGATGCTTGCGAACCTTTCCAAAACGGTTGCCGAGGTCACCGAATCTATGGATGCCTACCTCTTCGACAAGGGTCTGAAGATCATTCGCGAATTTGCCTGGAATATCATGGCCGATGAGTATCTCGAGTTTGTGAAAGGCAGGCTCTACAGCGAAGATCCGCTGCGTGCCGGTGCGATTTACACGCTGAAGACGACCCTTGATGCACTCTGCACGATGCTTTCACCCTACATCCCGTTCTTCGCTCAGGAGTGCTATCACCATTTATCCGGCGGCAAGCGGATCATCGATCAGCCATGGACAACCTTCTCGTATGTTGATGAGGACGCTCTTCGCGACGGTGATCTCGTCGTGAAAATCGTCAGCCTTCTCCGCAAATACAAGCACGACTCCGGTCTTGCTCTCAACTCCCCTCTTGGGAACGTCACGATCTACACGCCTTCCCACGACATCGATGACTCCGGCGATCTCGGCTGGACCATAAACGCGACGGTCGTCTGGAAAGCGGAAGAACCGTCCCTCGAAAAGAAGGTTGGGGACGTTGCGTTCAACAAAGGCGTTGTTGGAAAAACCCTCCGGAACAAAGCAGGCGCATTCATGGCTGCGGTCAATGCTCTTTCCGATGCCGACAAGATCACACCGCCGAAAACGGTCATCGTGGACGGCGAGGAGATCTCTGTTCCCGAAGGTGCCTGGACCACTTCATATATCTATTCTGTTTCCGGTGAATCGGTCGACGTCATCATGCTTGACGATGTCATGATCACCGTAAAACGTACCTGA